In Arthrobacter citreus, a genomic segment contains:
- a CDS encoding LLM class flavin-dependent oxidoreductase, with protein sequence MPDYLHPLRFGSFITPSAATPQLPVDRALLSEELGLDLVTFQDHPYQAQFLDTWTLISVVAARTERIHVSGNVLNLPLRQPAVLARSLASLDLLSGGRVELGIGTGGYFDAIASMGGPVLTIGEAVGGLEDALSIIRGIWDTTDPAPLHVNGKFHHVAGAARGPAPAHSIPIWVGAYKPRMQGLIGRKGDGWLPSLPWMKPGDVERGNEVIDAAAREAGRDPREITRLMNVTPQYDAASLAELATEHWVSVFIVATDDPQELRRFAEVTAPGIRARVERARVERARRQNSYSPAAGPAASGPVAVPEARSFREDPIPAALSPRALLPGDPDYTRYTSSYFRGARPGVVLRPVTTAEVQAAVRFAARHRDVPLGLFSGGHGLSGRSLNNGGIVIALDELNGITVTGGNRVQVGPGARWGEIARALAPHGLAVTAGDSGGVGVGGLATTAGIGWFVREHGLAIDHLRSVDIVTADGELVHASADRNSDLFWAVRGAGANFGAVVSFEFEAHPVSPQVGFAMFLFTPDDAASFLEGWGTTIEGSHPSVTGSLMIGPGGPGSPAVIQAMIVVDSSDPDTVVQRLEPLAALAPLANQSVTMVPYAALLEVPPDGEQHGQGEPRSHSGFVRHLSTDVARGLADLLASGSPFLLSIRSSGGAAANHPADSTAYGWQSAEFLISILGGRSEEVGRRWSNLVPLFEGLYISFETDTGPDVLARAFPPGHLRRLRALKAVWDPTGLFRDNFYIAPEPDVGDASPAQARLAPIGTADQLGA encoded by the coding sequence ATGCCTGACTACCTGCACCCGCTGCGTTTCGGCAGCTTCATCACTCCCTCGGCGGCAACGCCCCAGCTGCCCGTGGACCGGGCCCTGCTCAGCGAGGAGCTGGGCCTGGACCTGGTGACCTTCCAGGACCACCCCTATCAGGCCCAGTTCCTAGACACCTGGACCCTGATTTCGGTGGTCGCCGCCCGGACCGAACGCATCCACGTCTCCGGAAATGTGCTGAACCTGCCGCTGCGCCAGCCCGCCGTGCTGGCCCGCTCCCTGGCGAGCTTGGATCTGCTCAGCGGCGGCCGGGTGGAACTCGGAATCGGCACGGGGGGATATTTTGACGCGATCGCCTCGATGGGCGGTCCGGTCCTGACGATCGGGGAAGCGGTCGGCGGGCTGGAGGATGCGCTGTCCATCATCCGAGGAATCTGGGACACCACGGATCCGGCGCCTCTGCATGTCAACGGGAAGTTCCATCATGTGGCCGGCGCGGCCAGGGGCCCGGCCCCGGCGCACAGCATCCCCATCTGGGTGGGAGCGTACAAGCCCCGGATGCAGGGCCTCATTGGCCGCAAGGGCGACGGCTGGTTGCCGAGCCTGCCCTGGATGAAACCGGGCGACGTCGAACGCGGCAACGAGGTGATCGACGCCGCCGCCCGCGAGGCGGGCCGCGATCCGCGGGAGATCACGCGCCTGATGAATGTGACCCCGCAGTACGACGCCGCCTCCCTGGCCGAACTGGCGACCGAGCACTGGGTGAGCGTGTTCATCGTGGCCACCGACGATCCGCAGGAGCTCCGCCGGTTCGCAGAGGTCACGGCGCCGGGGATCCGAGCCCGGGTCGAGCGGGCCCGCGTTGAGCGTGCCCGCCGGCAGAATAGCTACTCTCCGGCGGCTGGACCAGCTGCGTCCGGACCCGTGGCTGTGCCGGAGGCCCGGTCCTTTCGGGAGGACCCGATCCCCGCGGCACTCTCCCCGCGGGCCCTGCTCCCCGGCGACCCGGACTACACCCGCTATACCTCCAGTTACTTCCGCGGGGCACGACCCGGCGTCGTCCTGCGTCCCGTGACCACCGCCGAGGTGCAGGCGGCGGTGCGCTTCGCTGCCCGCCACCGCGACGTGCCGCTGGGACTTTTCAGCGGCGGACACGGCCTGTCCGGCCGGTCCCTCAACAACGGCGGCATAGTCATCGCACTCGACGAACTGAACGGAATTACGGTGACCGGCGGAAACCGCGTCCAGGTGGGGCCGGGCGCCCGGTGGGGCGAGATCGCGCGGGCGCTGGCCCCGCACGGGCTGGCGGTCACCGCCGGCGACAGCGGCGGCGTCGGCGTCGGAGGCCTGGCGACGACGGCGGGAATCGGCTGGTTTGTCCGGGAACACGGGCTTGCGATCGACCACCTCCGCTCCGTGGACATCGTCACCGCAGACGGCGAGCTGGTGCATGCGAGCGCGGACCGGAACAGCGACCTGTTCTGGGCCGTGCGCGGCGCCGGAGCCAACTTTGGCGCCGTCGTCTCGTTTGAATTCGAGGCACACCCGGTCTCCCCACAGGTCGGTTTCGCGATGTTTCTGTTCACCCCGGACGACGCCGCCTCTTTCCTGGAGGGGTGGGGCACCACCATCGAGGGATCGCACCCGTCCGTGACGGGATCCCTGATGATCGGCCCGGGCGGCCCCGGATCGCCGGCCGTCATCCAGGCGATGATCGTGGTGGACTCCTCCGATCCGGACACCGTGGTGCAGCGGCTCGAGCCGTTGGCGGCTCTGGCGCCGCTGGCCAATCAGTCGGTCACCATGGTCCCGTACGCAGCCCTGCTGGAGGTTCCGCCCGACGGCGAACAGCACGGCCAGGGTGAACCGCGCAGCCACTCCGGTTTTGTCCGGCACTTGAGCACCGACGTCGCCCGGGGCCTGGCGGACCTGCTCGCCTCGGGGTCACCGTTCCTGCTGAGCATCCGCTCGTCCGGGGGCGCAGCCGCCAACCACCCTGCCGATTCCACCGCATACGGGTGGCAGTCGGCGGAGTTCCTGATCTCCATTCTGGGCGGCCGCTCAGAGGAGGTCGGGCGGCGCTGGTCGAACCTGGTCCCGCTGTTCGAAGGCCTGTATATCAGCTTTGAAACCGACACCGGCCCCGATGTCCTCGCCCGCGCCTTTCCTCCCGGGCATCTGCGGCGGCTGCGGGCGCTCAAGGCGGTCTGGGACCCGACCGGTCTGTTCCGCGACAACTTCTACATAGCCCCGGAACCGGACGTCGGAGACGCTTCCCCGGCTCAAGCCCGGTTGGCGCCTATCGGAACGGCGGATCAGTTGGGGGCATGA